Proteins encoded in a region of the Rickettsia bellii RML369-C genome:
- a CDS encoding phosphoethanolamine transferase — protein sequence MLKNIQKHLDIKLIKLSAILAFIYCLLFNSAILIYKFDYYKATIFRGILELSKDFCYVYIFSFIAFFGLSVHRLALKIGSCFLFITSAIASYYIYFFKITPTKQVIGSFFSTDLNEVYELTSIKLIIWMIFSLFTCLYTLRTFATSDTKSFVTKLLSAACLLIFLYNIITPSFKILKNYFPVQYLHNTYLNFAGSLGGKNYAQIDISKQYNFVDNSDNDIIGVLVIGESARFDHFGINGYMRDTTPRLKNIENLTSFKAKSASNLTYISIPSLLSRYPASKIEDNKLENSFLSVLTSIGFNTTWIGTQTLMRNFANFDLGTIYNDVNFTIVPGGSALFSLNDHDGKMLPFVQEIISNSSKQFIVVHTSGSHWNYTVRYPKEFEQFTPICSDKIKSDASNCEQLALVNSYDNSILYTDFFLSNLIDLLKDKNAFLLYVSDHGESLGENGYYGHGGPLIAEQTTVPFLIWMSDEFKQKHPESVASIKNYANNEISHDYVFHSILDCLNIDSDVIDKGLSLCKSS from the coding sequence ATGCTAAAAAATATCCAAAAACATTTAGATATTAAATTAATTAAATTATCGGCAATTTTAGCCTTTATTTACTGCTTATTATTTAATAGTGCAATATTAATTTATAAATTTGATTATTATAAAGCAACAATCTTCAGAGGAATATTAGAACTATCAAAAGATTTCTGCTATGTTTATATATTTTCTTTTATAGCATTTTTTGGTCTTAGCGTACATAGATTAGCATTAAAAATTGGTTCATGCTTTTTATTTATTACTTCTGCAATAGCTAGCTATTATATTTATTTCTTTAAAATAACCCCTACTAAGCAAGTAATTGGTAGTTTTTTCTCAACAGATTTGAACGAGGTTTATGAACTTACAAGTATTAAATTAATAATATGGATGATTTTTAGTTTATTTACTTGTCTTTACACACTCAGAACTTTCGCTACTTCTGATACTAAATCTTTTGTCACAAAATTATTATCCGCAGCTTGCTTACTTATCTTTTTATATAATATCATTACTCCATCTTTTAAAATATTAAAAAATTACTTTCCTGTTCAGTATTTACATAATACTTATCTTAATTTTGCTGGAAGCCTAGGAGGTAAAAATTATGCTCAAATAGATATCAGTAAGCAGTATAATTTCGTCGATAATTCCGATAATGATATTATCGGTGTTTTAGTCATAGGAGAGTCCGCAAGATTTGATCATTTCGGTATTAATGGTTATATGAGAGATACAACACCTCGATTGAAAAATATTGAAAATCTTACTTCCTTTAAAGCTAAATCCGCATCAAACTTAACTTATATTTCTATACCCTCATTACTTTCACGTTATCCTGCAAGTAAAATTGAAGATAATAAACTTGAAAATAGTTTTTTATCAGTTTTGACTAGTATAGGATTTAATACTACTTGGATTGGTACGCAAACTTTAATGAGAAATTTTGCAAATTTTGACTTAGGTACTATCTATAATGATGTTAATTTTACTATAGTACCAGGGGGCTCTGCCTTATTTTCTCTAAATGATCATGACGGGAAAATGCTTCCCTTTGTACAAGAAATAATTTCAAATTCAAGTAAACAATTTATAGTAGTTCATACATCCGGTAGCCACTGGAATTATACAGTAAGATATCCTAAAGAATTTGAGCAATTCACTCCTATTTGCAGTGATAAAATTAAGTCCGACGCCAGTAATTGCGAGCAGCTAGCACTTGTTAATAGCTACGATAATTCTATTTTATACACTGATTTTTTTTTGTCTAATTTGATTGATTTACTAAAAGACAAAAATGCATTTCTATTATATGTCTCTGATCATGGCGAATCATTAGGGGAAAATGGCTATTATGGTCATGGCGGACCGCTAATTGCAGAACAAACAACCGTACCCTTTCTAATCTGGATGTCAGATGAATTTAAGCAAAAGCATCCTGAATCAGTGGCATCAATTAAAAATTATGCCAATAATGAAATTAGCCATGATTATGTTTTTCATTCAATTCTTGACTGTCTAAATATAGATTCTGATGTTATTGACAAGGGTTTAAGTTTATGTAAATCTAGCTAA
- the hslU gene encoding ATP-dependent protease ATPase subunit HslU, with translation MKSTKTTNTNKKDPMGLTPSQIVNELNRFIVGQEKAKKAVAIALRNRGRRKRVEGNLRNEIVPKNILMIGSTGVGKTEIARRLAKLTNSPFYKIEATKFTEVGYVGRDVESIIRDLVEIAVNTQKTIAKTEVDINAREKAIERVLESLVGKTSSSKTREKFQEKILSGELDDTEIEISVADTAPVGGGSFEIPGMPGASMGVLNLGDMIGRAFGTTKTKTKKMLVKEAMSIILSEESEKLIDQEKIIQQAINLVENDGIVFIDEIDKIASVANSGAKNSEISREGVQKDLLPLIEGTTVNTKYGPVKTDHILFIASGAFHIAKPSDLLPELQGRLPIRVELNSLTKEDMIKILLEPETSLIKQYSALIGTEKVELEFTNSAIEKIADYATTVNLEIEDIGARRLHTILENLLEDISFRASEMQGEKISIDDKFVENQLSKILTNLDLAKFVL, from the coding sequence ATGAAATCTACTAAAACTACTAATACTAATAAAAAAGACCCTATGGGGCTTACACCTTCTCAAATAGTTAACGAGCTTAACAGATTTATCGTAGGTCAAGAAAAGGCTAAAAAAGCCGTTGCTATTGCCCTTAGAAATCGTGGTCGTCGTAAAAGAGTAGAGGGAAATTTACGTAATGAAATAGTACCAAAAAATATCTTAATGATAGGTTCAACGGGAGTCGGTAAAACAGAAATTGCAAGAAGACTTGCTAAACTTACTAATTCTCCTTTTTATAAAATAGAAGCAACAAAGTTCACCGAGGTTGGCTATGTAGGGCGTGACGTAGAATCAATAATTCGTGATTTAGTAGAAATAGCGGTTAATACTCAAAAAACGATAGCTAAAACGGAAGTAGATATTAATGCACGTGAGAAAGCAATCGAAAGAGTATTAGAGAGTCTAGTAGGTAAGACTTCAAGTAGTAAGACAAGAGAAAAGTTTCAAGAAAAAATCTTAAGTGGCGAGCTTGATGATACGGAAATTGAAATTAGTGTAGCTGATACAGCTCCTGTAGGCGGAGGTAGCTTTGAAATACCTGGCATGCCTGGGGCATCTATGGGAGTGCTTAATCTTGGTGATATGATAGGAAGAGCTTTTGGAACGACTAAAACTAAAACAAAGAAAATGTTAGTTAAAGAAGCAATGAGTATAATTTTATCAGAAGAGTCTGAAAAATTAATTGATCAAGAAAAAATCATCCAGCAGGCAATTAATTTAGTTGAAAATGATGGGATAGTCTTTATTGATGAAATTGATAAGATTGCCTCAGTAGCTAATTCTGGAGCAAAGAATTCAGAAATAAGTAGAGAGGGCGTGCAAAAGGATTTACTACCTTTGATTGAGGGGACAACAGTTAATACAAAATATGGTCCTGTTAAAACAGATCACATATTATTTATTGCTTCAGGAGCTTTTCACATTGCAAAACCCTCAGATTTATTACCTGAATTGCAAGGAAGATTACCTATTAGAGTAGAGCTGAATTCATTAACTAAAGAGGATATGATAAAGATACTACTTGAGCCTGAAACTAGCTTAATAAAGCAATATTCGGCTTTAATAGGTACTGAGAAAGTAGAACTTGAATTTACGAATTCCGCTATAGAGAAAATTGCAGATTACGCTACTACAGTTAATCTAGAAATCGAAGATATAGGAGCAAGAAGATTGCATACTATACTTGAGAATTTACTTGAAGATATAAGCTTTAGAGCTAGTGAAATGCAAGGTGAAAAAATATCTATAGATGATAAATTTGTAGAAAATCAATTATCAAAAATACTAACTAATCTTGACTTAGCAAAGTTTGTTCTGTAG
- the lpxB gene encoding lipid-A-disaccharide synthase — protein MKKIYFIAGEASGDFAGGRIIRNLKADKELKIIGIGGRNMEEAGNFESLFPISEINLMGFFEVIPHIFRIKKLINKTVEDIIDNKPDILITIDSPGFTYRVAAKVRERLPELKMIHIVAPSVWAYKEGRAAKYAKIYNCLFALLPFEPPYFTKVGLDCRYIGHPIMEQEFYSDKVALRQELEIDEDTKVLCVTLGSRKGEILRHLPIFIPAIEKVYDDHKKKLMVIFPLANPDHERIIKPFLEKVRFNYIFSYERLKSYAVSDLALAKSGTNTLEIAASGTPMIVAYKVNIFSFIIIRLLIKIKYVTLINIIGNREIIPEFIQFNCEANLISDKLKELLLNPQEVDKQITESHKILQELGFKSNIYPSYLATKIIRQEFLK, from the coding sequence ATGAAAAAAATTTACTTCATAGCAGGTGAAGCGTCGGGGGATTTTGCTGGTGGTCGGATAATTCGAAATCTAAAAGCTGATAAAGAATTAAAGATTATCGGAATAGGAGGACGAAATATGGAAGAAGCTGGCAATTTTGAAAGCCTATTTCCAATATCTGAAATAAATTTGATGGGCTTTTTTGAAGTAATACCTCATATTTTTAGGATAAAAAAATTAATTAATAAAACAGTCGAAGATATAATAGATAATAAACCTGACATATTAATTACCATTGATTCGCCAGGATTTACTTACCGTGTGGCAGCTAAGGTAAGAGAGCGTTTGCCAGAACTTAAGATGATTCATATTGTTGCACCATCAGTTTGGGCTTATAAAGAGGGCAGGGCAGCAAAATATGCAAAAATCTATAATTGCTTGTTTGCTCTACTACCTTTTGAGCCACCATATTTTACCAAAGTTGGGCTTGATTGCAGGTATATAGGTCACCCGATAATGGAGCAGGAATTTTATAGTGATAAGGTGGCTTTGCGACAAGAGCTTGAAATAGATGAGGATACAAAAGTTTTATGCGTTACACTTGGAAGTAGAAAAGGGGAAATCTTAAGACATCTACCAATTTTTATCCCTGCTATTGAAAAAGTTTATGATGACCATAAAAAAAAACTTATGGTAATATTTCCGCTTGCAAATCCTGATCATGAAAGAATAATAAAGCCTTTTTTAGAAAAGGTTAGGTTTAATTATATATTCTCATATGAAAGATTGAAAAGCTATGCTGTTTCTGACTTAGCATTAGCCAAATCTGGTACTAATACTTTAGAGATAGCAGCGTCTGGTACTCCTATGATTGTAGCGTACAAAGTTAATATTTTTAGTTTTATTATTATTAGGTTGTTGATAAAAATCAAATATGTTACTTTGATTAATATAATAGGGAATAGAGAAATAATTCCGGAATTTATTCAATTTAATTGTGAAGCTAATCTTATTAGTGATAAATTAAAAGAATTATTGTTAAATCCTCAGGAAGTTGATAAGCAAATAACGGAAAGTCACAAGATTTTACAAGAGTTAGGGTTTAAATCAAACATATATCCATCTTATTTAGCTACAAAAATTATTAGACAAGAATTCTTAAAATAA
- a CDS encoding HIT domain-containing protein, translated as MYNKENIFAKIINKNLPAEVIYEDEQVLAFKDIAPVAPVHIIIIPKNEYIDYADFISKASVEEIKHFFAKISDIANKAGLDKDGYRLITNKGEKSGQTIFHFHFHIIGGEKLIGLIK; from the coding sequence ATGTACAATAAAGAAAATATTTTTGCAAAGATTATAAATAAAAATTTACCGGCAGAAGTAATTTATGAAGATGAGCAGGTTTTAGCATTTAAAGATATAGCACCTGTTGCACCAGTACATATTATTATTATACCTAAAAATGAATATATCGATTACGCCGATTTTATTTCTAAAGCTTCAGTGGAAGAAATAAAACATTTTTTTGCTAAGATTTCTGATATAGCAAATAAAGCAGGACTAGATAAAGACGGATATCGCTTAATCACCAATAAAGGCGAGAAGTCCGGACAAACTATTTTTCATTTCCATTTTCATATTATTGGTGGTGAAAAACTTATTGGATTAATTAAATAA
- a CDS encoding PD-(D/E)XK nuclease family transposase, with translation MWLAFLTRHDLLNKDNLPKELDNKDLKKALTVLEIINFTKEEREEYEDRLKWLRIETNTLKKAEARGEARGEARGEARRNIEIAKNLLLDNVDINTIMRATGLIIEEIEKLKTEIEDLKK, from the coding sequence ATGTGGCTAGCTTTTTTAACACGTCATGATTTGCTTAATAAGGATAACCTTCCTAAAGAGCTAGATAATAAAGATTTAAAAAAAGCGTTAACAGTACTTGAAATAATAAACTTTACTAAAGAAGAAAGAGAAGAATATGAAGACCGCTTAAAGTGGCTTAGAATTGAAACTAATACTCTTAAAAAAGCTGAAGCTAGAGGTGAGGCAAGAGGTGAGGCACGAGGTGAAGCTAGAAGAAATATTGAGATAGCAAAGAACTTATTACTTGATAATGTAGATATAAATACGATAATGAGAGCTACAGGGTTAATTATAGAGGAAATTGAAAAACTAAAAACAGAAATTGAGGACCTTAAGAAATAA
- the mltG gene encoding endolytic transglycosylase MltG, with product MLKNILKIKFFLATLSLIIFITILNFGVFYIFVPGNLAQTKTIIIEPKLSINQIVTKLYSNKVIKYPEVFKIIAKIYSIKNPLKSGEYIFTHNISPLQTLRVLASGKSVIHKIIVPEGTVVQEVVKKINEETRLVGEIKGIIPEGFLMPSTYFFSYGDQKERIINQMRNLMSNNLDKVMINLSPDSPLKTRLDILTLASIVEKEAGSDAEKPIIAAVFLNRLKKNMKLQADPTTIYALTEGKFKLARALTKKDLLQELPYNTYYIKGLPPGPISCPSLKSLEAVVKPAKTDALFFVVDGKGGHNFSNDLNDHNRFVEMYRKSMIKVPVIDPEKTKENYE from the coding sequence ATGTTAAAAAATATATTAAAAATCAAGTTTTTTTTAGCCACATTATCTTTAATTATATTTATTACCATATTAAACTTCGGCGTATTTTATATTTTTGTACCGGGTAATTTAGCTCAAACTAAAACAATAATTATCGAGCCTAAATTATCTATAAACCAAATAGTTACAAAACTTTACTCTAATAAAGTAATAAAATATCCAGAAGTTTTTAAGATAATTGCTAAAATTTACTCTATAAAAAATCCTCTTAAAAGTGGTGAATATATTTTCACGCATAATATTTCGCCTCTGCAAACTTTAAGAGTTTTAGCAAGCGGCAAGTCTGTAATACATAAAATAATAGTGCCTGAGGGTACTGTAGTTCAGGAAGTTGTAAAAAAAATTAATGAAGAAACACGTTTAGTAGGTGAGATAAAGGGAATAATCCCTGAAGGATTCCTAATGCCATCAACTTATTTTTTCTCATATGGTGATCAAAAAGAGCGAATAATCAATCAGATGAGAAATCTAATGTCTAATAACTTAGATAAAGTGATGATAAATCTTTCGCCTGATTCTCCATTAAAAACTAGGCTTGATATATTAACGCTTGCTTCTATAGTAGAAAAAGAAGCGGGTTCTGATGCAGAGAAGCCTATTATTGCCGCAGTATTTCTTAATCGTTTAAAAAAGAATATGAAGCTGCAAGCTGATCCTACTACTATATATGCTTTAACGGAAGGAAAATTTAAGCTAGCAAGAGCTTTAACTAAAAAAGATTTATTGCAAGAATTGCCGTATAATACTTATTATATTAAAGGATTGCCACCAGGACCAATTTCTTGTCCCTCGTTAAAATCTCTAGAAGCAGTTGTAAAACCTGCTAAAACAGATGCATTATTTTTTGTAGTTGATGGAAAAGGTGGGCATAATTTTTCTAATGACCTTAATGATCATAATAGATTTGTTGAGATGTATAGAAAAAGCATGATTAAAGTACCCGTAATAGATCCAGAGAAAACCAAAGAAAATTATGAATAA
- the cyaY gene encoding iron donor protein CyaY has protein sequence MNNSEFSKIAETVIAHIADRIEEQNQDIDVDLQSDILSIDTTDGIYVINKQSAAKEIWLSSPVSGPYHFFYEQGKWKNRAGLELMSILTDELGIDF, from the coding sequence ATGAATAATAGTGAATTTAGTAAAATAGCTGAAACAGTAATTGCACATATAGCAGACAGGATTGAAGAACAAAATCAGGACATAGATGTAGACCTACAAAGCGATATATTAAGTATTGATACAACTGACGGTATATATGTAATAAATAAACAAAGTGCCGCTAAGGAAATTTGGTTATCATCTCCTGTTAGTGGACCTTATCATTTTTTCTATGAGCAAGGGAAATGGAAAAATAGAGCAGGGCTAGAGCTAATGAGTATTTTAACTGACGAGCTTGGAATTGATTTTTAA
- the hslV gene encoding ATP-dependent protease subunit HslV codes for MSDNLALHGTTILCLKKNEEIIIAADGQVSHGNTVLKSTARKLRTIANNKIIAGFAGSTADGLALFEKLEVKIEQHKHNLLRSAVELAKDWRSDKYLRRLEAMMIVADRNHILILTGNGDVVEPENNVAAIGSGGLFALSAARALMSYDNPLTAEEIALKSMNIAADLCVFSNHNIITEKVV; via the coding sequence ATGTCAGATAATTTAGCCTTACATGGCACTACAATACTTTGTTTAAAAAAGAACGAAGAAATAATTATAGCAGCAGATGGACAAGTTTCACACGGCAATACAGTATTAAAATCTACTGCTCGAAAATTACGAACTATAGCTAATAATAAAATTATTGCAGGTTTTGCTGGTTCTACTGCTGACGGGCTTGCTTTATTTGAAAAGTTAGAAGTAAAAATAGAGCAACATAAGCATAATTTGCTTAGAAGTGCGGTTGAGCTTGCAAAAGATTGGCGTAGCGACAAATATTTACGTCGTTTAGAAGCAATGATGATTGTTGCTGATCGCAATCATATACTAATTTTAACTGGTAACGGTGATGTTGTTGAGCCAGAGAATAATGTTGCAGCAATAGGTTCAGGCGGTCTATTCGCCTTATCCGCAGCACGTGCTTTAATGTCTTACGATAATCCTCTAACTGCTGAAGAAATTGCTTTAAAATCTATGAATATAGCAGCAGATCTTTGTGTATTTTCTAACCATAATATTATAACGGAAAAAGTTGTATGA
- the ruvX gene encoding Holliday junction resolvase RuvX gives MIINNLQEFYRLLLPNAPLISIDYGSKKIGIAISNQERNIAMPLNIITEASKKAIIASLLEKIEQYKACGIVIGLPIDMSGMQTEQSAIVIKFAEELTKSINLPIYLQDERLTTKAANNFLKSFGIKRKERNNNDDAVAASMILETVLNSINKL, from the coding sequence ATGATCATAAATAATCTTCAAGAATTTTATCGGCTTTTATTACCAAATGCACCTCTTATCTCTATTGATTATGGCAGTAAAAAAATAGGCATTGCTATATCTAATCAAGAACGTAACATAGCCATGCCACTAAATATTATCACTGAAGCAAGTAAAAAAGCGATTATAGCCTCTTTGCTGGAGAAAATTGAACAGTATAAAGCTTGCGGTATTGTAATAGGCTTGCCGATTGATATGAGCGGAATGCAGACAGAGCAATCAGCTATAGTAATAAAATTTGCCGAAGAATTGACAAAATCTATAAATTTACCTATATATCTACAAGACGAACGACTCACTACAAAAGCCGCAAATAATTTTCTCAAATCATTCGGTATTAAACGAAAAGAGCGTAATAATAATGATGACGCAGTAGCAGCTAGTATGATCTTAGAAACAGTCCTTAATTCTATTAACAAACTTTAG
- a CDS encoding HD domain-containing protein — MEDLNCWKEKFEICEYAKKLLDKIEDLNAKVKKPIDLDEVKKGIYYARKYHGLQMRQSGDPYYSHPIEVTIMLAEFVAYDAPKLYNAIMLQAALLHDTIEDTELTEAMITEIFGAEVAKHVEGLTRVKPTGKISAEESLNLLIKQKRYDTVLIKLFDRIHNMQTLESKSPEKAHKIIKETLRKFLLSAIHLECYEIEEKFSNICNKFLNNHKL, encoded by the coding sequence ATGGAAGATTTAAACTGCTGGAAAGAAAAATTTGAAATTTGTGAATATGCTAAAAAACTTCTTGATAAAATTGAGGATTTAAACGCCAAAGTAAAAAAACCTATAGATCTTGATGAAGTCAAAAAAGGTATTTATTACGCTCGTAAATATCATGGTTTGCAAATGCGTCAATCAGGTGATCCGTACTATTCCCATCCTATTGAGGTAACTATAATGCTTGCAGAGTTTGTAGCGTATGATGCTCCAAAGCTTTACAACGCTATTATGCTACAAGCAGCATTACTTCATGATACTATTGAGGATACGGAGCTTACTGAAGCAATGATTACTGAGATTTTTGGTGCAGAAGTTGCAAAGCATGTAGAAGGTCTAACTAGAGTTAAACCTACTGGAAAAATAAGTGCCGAAGAAAGCCTTAATTTACTCATCAAACAAAAAAGATATGATACTGTACTTATAAAACTATTTGATCGTATTCATAACATGCAAACCTTAGAATCTAAATCTCCTGAAAAGGCACATAAGATAATTAAAGAAACGCTAAGGAAATTTTTACTTTCTGCTATACATTTAGAATGTTATGAGATTGAAGAAAAGTTCAGTAATATATGTAATAAATTTCTAAATAATCATAAATTATAA
- a CDS encoding DUF2628 domain-containing protein, with translation MNIYAIYINPAQKNNNFIVIKESFSWTAALLSVFWALYHKMWLPVIIAVTINLIAMAINISELTFALKLIVMLIFGFFAADIRENHLKRNDFTLKDIVVAGSQVEAELKFLERNNYVQ, from the coding sequence ATGAATATATATGCAATATACATTAACCCTGCACAAAAAAATAATAATTTTATTGTCATTAAAGAAAGTTTTTCATGGACAGCAGCACTTTTAAGTGTATTCTGGGCATTATACCATAAAATGTGGTTACCTGTTATTATAGCTGTAACGATAAATTTAATAGCAATGGCAATTAATATATCTGAGTTAACATTTGCATTAAAGCTAATTGTCATGTTAATATTCGGTTTTTTTGCTGCCGATATTAGAGAAAATCATTTAAAAAGAAATGATTTTACGCTTAAAGATATAGTAGTTGCGGGTTCACAAGTAGAAGCTGAATTAAAATTTCTGGAGCGTAATAATTATGTACAATAA
- a CDS encoding Rpn family recombination-promoting nuclease/putative transposase: MSEVNPRVDLAFKKIFGVEENKDLLISLVNSIVGKEDQIVEATLLNPYNPKNFKADKLFVLDIKAQSESGKIFNVEIQVTDEADYDQRALYYWAKMYTQQLKEGDDYSKLNKTIGIHILNFTSITDTDKYHNIFNLHEKDTGLKYFYDIELHTIELNKFAKVLKRTYRI, encoded by the coding sequence ATGTCTGAAGTTAATCCTCGTGTAGATTTAGCATTTAAAAAAATCTTTGGAGTAGAAGAGAACAAGGATTTACTAATATCGCTTGTTAATTCGATAGTAGGCAAGGAAGATCAAATTGTAGAGGCGACACTACTTAATCCGTATAATCCGAAAAATTTTAAAGCAGATAAACTCTTTGTACTTGATATTAAAGCACAAAGTGAAAGCGGTAAAATATTTAACGTTGAAATACAAGTAACGGATGAAGCGGATTATGATCAAAGAGCCTTATATTATTGGGCAAAAATGTATACCCAACAATTAAAAGAGGGGGACGATTACTCAAAGTTAAATAAAACGATAGGTATTCATATTCTTAATTTTACAAGTATTACGGACACAGATAAATATCATAATATTTTTAATTTACATGAAAAAGACACCGGCTTAAAATATTTTTATGATATAGAATTACATACGATAGAGCTTAATAAGTTTGCCAAAGTGCTAAAGAGGACATATCGGATATAG
- a CDS encoding YifB family Mg chelatase-like AAA ATPase produces the protein MIIHIASLTFNGIDITDVDVQVQISPGIPAFTIVGLADKTIAESKERVKAALSSIGLALPTKKILINLAPADLVKEGSHFDLAIACAILTAMNILPETEIAEYLIIGELSLDGSILPVNGALPAAIGATARGKGLICSNKNSSEVAWSGNDNILVAGNLIELVNHFKGSQVLSPPEAIVQDEPANYPDFKDVRGQNIAKRALEISASGGHNLLMFGPPGTGKSRLASCLPGILPKMSVKEILECSMVTSIAGKFLDGKLTKIRPFRTPHHSCSLAAMVGGGVGKKVRPGEITLAHNGVLFLDELPEFPQHVIESLRQPIENGEILISRSNAHIKYPANFQLIAAMNPCKCGYLGDSYKECVKAPKCGDDYKMKISGPIMDRFDLHIEVPNINIYDLTNESSEEKSEDIAKRIEKVRIIQERRYEGYNIKTNNRLDGQLLIDYAMPVDEGKDLLNEAASKFRLSMRAYNRILRVARTIADLESEDKVLRMHIAEALSYRKMEY, from the coding sequence ATGATAATTCATATAGCAAGTCTTACATTCAACGGGATTGATATCACTGATGTTGATGTGCAGGTACAAATATCGCCTGGTATACCTGCTTTTACCATAGTAGGGCTTGCTGACAAAACTATTGCTGAGTCAAAAGAGCGAGTTAAAGCAGCTTTATCTTCTATAGGGCTTGCATTACCCACCAAAAAAATTTTGATAAATTTAGCTCCAGCAGATTTAGTAAAAGAGGGTAGTCATTTCGACCTTGCAATTGCTTGTGCAATACTTACTGCTATGAATATTTTGCCAGAAACTGAAATAGCAGAATATCTAATAATAGGTGAGTTATCTTTAGATGGGTCGATATTGCCGGTAAATGGTGCATTGCCTGCGGCAATTGGTGCTACTGCTAGAGGTAAGGGGCTAATTTGCTCGAATAAAAACTCATCTGAAGTTGCTTGGTCAGGTAATGATAATATACTTGTAGCAGGTAATTTAATTGAGTTAGTAAATCATTTTAAAGGTTCACAAGTTCTAAGTCCTCCAGAAGCTATCGTCCAAGACGAGCCAGCAAATTACCCTGATTTTAAAGATGTAAGAGGACAAAATATAGCTAAAAGAGCTTTAGAAATTTCTGCATCAGGTGGTCATAATTTGTTAATGTTTGGTCCTCCTGGTACAGGAAAATCAAGGCTTGCAAGCTGCCTGCCTGGAATACTGCCTAAAATGTCGGTGAAAGAGATTTTAGAATGTAGCATGGTAACAAGTATTGCTGGAAAGTTTTTAGATGGTAAGCTTACTAAAATAAGACCATTTAGAACTCCTCATCATTCATGTTCACTTGCTGCTATGGTTGGTGGTGGTGTTGGAAAAAAGGTAAGACCAGGTGAGATTACACTTGCCCATAATGGCGTATTGTTTTTGGATGAACTACCTGAATTTCCTCAGCATGTTATTGAATCTTTAAGGCAACCTATCGAAAATGGTGAGATACTAATTTCAAGATCAAATGCCCATATAAAATATCCAGCAAATTTTCAGTTAATAGCAGCCATGAATCCTTGTAAATGTGGCTATTTAGGTGATTCTTATAAAGAATGTGTTAAAGCTCCAAAATGCGGAGATGATTATAAAATGAAAATTTCTGGTCCTATTATGGATAGATTTGATTTGCACATAGAAGTGCCTAATATTAATATTTATGATTTAACAAATGAGAGTTCTGAAGAAAAATCAGAAGATATTGCTAAAAGAATAGAAAAGGTACGCATAATCCAAGAAAGAAGATATGAGGGTTATAATATTAAAACAAATAATAGATTGGATGGTCAGTTATTGATAGATTATGCAATGCCCGTAGATGAGGGTAAAGATTTACTAAATGAAGCTGCAAGTAAGTTTCGTTTATCAATGCGTGCTTACAACCGAATACTTAGAGTAGCACGTACTATAGCCGATCTTGAAAGTGAAGATAAAGTTTTAAGAATGCATATTGCTGAAGCTTTAAGCTATCGTAAAATGGAGTATTGA